The following proteins come from a genomic window of Achromobacter deleyi:
- a CDS encoding alpha-hydroxy acid oxidase, producing MTTTALTAAANAATPSRPPRALARMLSLDDFEAAARRRLPRPIFGYVAGAAEDNQSLRANREAFGRYAFQPRVLVDVSRRHQQVELFGRRYESPFGIAPMGISALSAYRGDIVLARAAREQGIPAILSGTALIALEDVIQAAPGTWFQAYLPGDPARIDALVARAARAGYETLVLTVDIPVSANRENNVRTGFSTPLKPSLRLAWDGLTRPRWLAGTFLRTLLAHGMPHFENSFATRGAPIVSGSVLRDFSARDHLNWEHVARIRRQWQGTLIIKGILHPADARLAREHGADGIIVSNHGGRQLDGALSPLRALPGVVAAAGAMPVMMDSGVRRGGDVLKALALGARFVFVGRPFNYAAAVGGQAGVAHAIGLLRAEVDRNMAMLGINRLEQMDASLLTPA from the coding sequence ATGACCACGACCGCCCTGACCGCCGCCGCCAACGCCGCCACCCCGAGCCGCCCGCCCCGCGCCCTGGCGCGCATGCTGTCGCTGGACGACTTCGAGGCCGCCGCGCGCCGGCGCCTGCCGCGCCCGATCTTCGGCTATGTGGCCGGCGCCGCCGAAGACAACCAATCCCTGCGGGCCAATCGCGAGGCCTTCGGCCGCTATGCCTTCCAGCCGCGCGTGCTGGTCGACGTCTCGCGCCGCCACCAGCAGGTCGAGCTGTTCGGCCGCCGCTACGAATCGCCGTTCGGCATCGCGCCCATGGGCATCAGCGCGCTGTCCGCCTATCGCGGCGACATCGTGCTGGCTCGGGCCGCGCGCGAACAGGGCATTCCCGCCATCCTCAGCGGCACGGCGCTGATCGCGCTGGAGGACGTCATCCAGGCCGCGCCCGGCACCTGGTTCCAGGCCTACCTGCCCGGCGACCCGGCGCGCATCGACGCGCTGGTGGCGCGCGCGGCCCGCGCTGGCTACGAGACCCTGGTGCTGACGGTGGACATCCCGGTGTCGGCCAACCGCGAGAACAACGTGCGCACCGGTTTTTCCACGCCGCTCAAGCCGAGCCTGCGGCTGGCCTGGGACGGCCTGACCCGGCCGCGCTGGCTGGCGGGCACCTTCCTGCGCACGCTGCTGGCCCACGGCATGCCGCACTTCGAGAATTCGTTCGCCACGCGCGGCGCGCCCATCGTGTCGGGCTCGGTGCTGCGCGATTTCAGCGCGCGCGACCACCTCAATTGGGAACACGTGGCGCGCATCCGCCGGCAATGGCAGGGCACGCTCATCATCAAGGGCATCCTGCATCCGGCCGACGCGCGTCTGGCGCGCGAGCACGGCGCGGACGGCATCATCGTCTCCAACCACGGCGGCCGCCAGCTCGACGGCGCCCTCTCGCCGCTGCGCGCCCTGCCCGGCGTGGTGGCGGCCGCCGGCGCCATGCCGGTGATGATGGACAGCGGCGTGCGCCGCGGCGGCGACGTCCTCAAGGCGCTGGCGCTGGGCGCGCGTTTCGTGTTCGTCGGGCGTCCCTTCAACTATGCCGCGGCGGTCGGCGGCCAGGCCGGCGTGGCGCACGCCATCGGCCTGCTGCGCGCCGAGGTCGACCGCAACATGGCCATGCTCGGCATCAACCGCCTGGAGCAGATGGACGCCAGCCTGTTGACGCCTGCCTGA
- a CDS encoding metallophosphoesterase — protein sequence MSLRQSSFFLRFLTLGALAHVYVGARLIPDAGLDGPGSATAILLLILSCILIPLGMLARSSVHPPWGDRIAWVGLIAMGLFSSLFVLTVLRDALLLAAWLVSQATGPGLPWIAARRLSALAVAALALAATLVGFYNARRRARVVTVDVPIRGLPSDLDGFTIVQISDIHVGPTIKRRYVQAIVDAVNELTPDVIAITGDVVDGSVEQLAAQASPLGQLRAPFGVYLVTGNHEYYSGAAPWVAEFRRMGLRVLMNEHAVIHPAGLPVVVAGVTDYSAGAFDPRQRSNPAAALAGAPADALPKILLAHQPRSAAAAAPLGYTLQLSGHTHGGQFFPWGFFVRFQQPYTAGLHRLGDMWVYISRGTGYWGPPKRLGAPSEITRLRLRPVH from the coding sequence GTGTCCCTACGCCAATCCTCGTTTTTCCTGCGCTTTCTGACCCTGGGCGCGCTGGCCCACGTCTACGTCGGCGCCCGCCTGATTCCCGACGCCGGCCTGGACGGCCCGGGCTCGGCGACCGCGATCCTGCTGTTGATCCTGTCGTGCATCCTGATTCCGCTGGGAATGCTGGCGCGCTCGTCGGTGCACCCGCCCTGGGGCGACCGCATCGCCTGGGTCGGCCTGATCGCCATGGGGCTGTTCTCATCGTTGTTCGTGCTGACGGTGCTGCGCGACGCGCTGCTGCTGGCGGCCTGGCTCGTCAGCCAGGCGACGGGTCCGGGCCTGCCCTGGATCGCGGCGCGGCGCTTGAGCGCGCTGGCGGTGGCCGCGCTGGCGCTGGCGGCCACGCTGGTCGGCTTCTACAACGCCCGCCGGCGCGCCCGCGTGGTGACGGTGGACGTGCCGATCCGCGGCCTGCCGAGCGACCTGGACGGCTTCACGATCGTGCAGATCAGCGACATCCACGTCGGGCCGACGATCAAGCGGCGCTACGTGCAGGCCATCGTCGACGCGGTCAACGAACTGACGCCCGACGTCATCGCCATCACCGGCGACGTGGTGGACGGCAGCGTCGAGCAACTGGCGGCGCAGGCCAGCCCGCTGGGCCAGTTGCGCGCGCCCTTCGGCGTGTACCTGGTGACCGGCAACCATGAATATTATTCAGGCGCCGCGCCCTGGGTGGCGGAATTCCGCCGCATGGGCCTGCGGGTGCTGATGAACGAGCACGCGGTGATCCATCCCGCCGGGCTGCCGGTGGTGGTGGCCGGCGTCACCGACTACAGCGCCGGCGCCTTCGACCCGCGCCAGCGCAGCAATCCCGCGGCGGCGCTGGCCGGCGCGCCGGCCGACGCGCTGCCCAAGATCCTGCTGGCGCACCAGCCGCGCAGCGCGGCCGCGGCCGCGCCGCTGGGCTACACCCTGCAGCTGTCGGGCCACACGCATGGCGGCCAGTTCTTTCCGTGGGGCTTTTTCGTGCGTTTCCAGCAGCCATACACGGCGGGCCTGCACCGCCTGGGCGACATGTGGGTCTACATCAGCCGCGGCACCGGCTACTGGGGGCCGCCCAAGCGCCTGGGCGCGCCGTCCGAGATCACCCGCCTGCGGCTGCGGCCGGTGCACTAA
- a CDS encoding Lrp/AsnC family transcriptional regulator translates to MPDLDDRDRKLLTLLADDASPSYAELGKLLNLSAPAVHERVKRLKRDGLIKGIAARLDGARIGRPLLAFVHVDTNNWSITQQVLGLAELTEVEEIHTITGKSAMLLKVRVRDTQALEALLARIHQIEGITNTTSDIALTSYLERGPLPDDA, encoded by the coding sequence ATGCCAGATCTCGACGACCGCGACCGAAAACTATTAACGCTGCTGGCGGACGACGCCTCGCCGAGCTACGCCGAATTGGGCAAATTGCTGAACCTGTCGGCCCCCGCCGTGCACGAGCGGGTCAAGCGCCTCAAGCGCGATGGCCTCATCAAGGGCATCGCCGCGCGGCTGGACGGCGCCCGCATCGGCCGCCCGCTGCTGGCGTTCGTGCACGTGGACACCAATAACTGGAGCATCACCCAGCAGGTGCTGGGCCTGGCCGAATTGACCGAGGTCGAGGAGATCCACACCATCACCGGCAAGAGCGCCATGCTGCTCAAGGTGCGGGTGCGCGACACCCAGGCGCTGGAGGCGCTGCTGGCGCGCATCCATCAGATCGAGGGCATCACCAACACCACCAGCGACATCGCGCTGACCAGCTACCTGGAGCGCGGGCCGCTGCCGGACGACGCCTAG
- a CDS encoding MFS transporter, which yields MQNRNTARAPSRRQPLPPAIPALMFAVSVVGSNGLALSPILSDVARSFGSTALTVSTAISAYGAATAASAFLLAARIDRWGIRRALLIAMAVLIAALLLSAAAPHWIVLTVAQALAGAAAGVILPAAYGSASLVAAPGQETRALGRVISGWSVSLVAGVPLSALISDAVGWRATYAVLALCAAVALAGLRKLPERRSAHAAPPRLSRLLAPLSYRDVPVLLLGCLAFSSAFYGVYAFLADHVRTLLGLSAGQVGFIAFAYGAGFLLAGLGGAPLIERMGPRRALPLALAAIALVYLALLPAAHALAAVLALAALWGAASQLSLNLLVLLLSRARPDERGAVLGLNTCTTYLGASVGTAVAGTLYTHAGFESLGLAAAAAVALAALALHWRLNGRRAGERRAAA from the coding sequence ATGCAGAACCGCAACACCGCTCGCGCGCCGTCGCGCCGCCAGCCGCTTCCCCCCGCCATCCCCGCCTTGATGTTCGCCGTCAGCGTCGTCGGCTCGAACGGCCTGGCCCTCAGCCCGATCCTGTCGGACGTGGCGCGCTCGTTCGGCAGCACCGCGCTCACCGTCAGCACCGCCATTTCGGCCTACGGCGCGGCCACCGCGGCCAGCGCCTTCCTGCTGGCGGCCCGCATCGACCGCTGGGGCATCCGCCGCGCCCTGCTCATCGCCATGGCGGTACTGATCGCGGCGCTGCTGCTGTCGGCCGCCGCGCCGCACTGGATCGTGCTGACCGTGGCCCAGGCCCTGGCCGGCGCCGCCGCCGGCGTGATCCTGCCGGCCGCCTACGGGTCGGCCTCGCTGGTGGCCGCCCCCGGGCAGGAAACCCGCGCGCTGGGCCGCGTGATTTCGGGCTGGTCGGTCTCGCTGGTGGCTGGCGTGCCGCTGTCGGCGCTGATCTCCGACGCGGTCGGCTGGCGCGCCACCTACGCCGTGCTGGCGCTGTGCGCCGCGGTCGCGCTGGCGGGGCTGCGCAAGCTGCCGGAACGACGCAGCGCCCATGCCGCGCCGCCCCGGCTGTCGCGCCTGCTGGCGCCGCTGTCGTACCGCGACGTGCCGGTGCTGCTGCTGGGCTGCCTGGCGTTTTCGTCGGCCTTCTATGGGGTCTATGCCTTCCTGGCCGACCACGTGCGCACGCTGCTGGGGCTGTCGGCAGGCCAGGTCGGCTTCATCGCCTTTGCCTATGGCGCCGGCTTCCTCTTGGCCGGACTGGGCGGCGCGCCCCTGATCGAACGCATGGGCCCGCGCCGCGCCCTGCCGCTGGCCCTGGCCGCGATCGCCCTGGTCTACCTGGCGTTGCTGCCGGCCGCCCACGCGCTGGCCGCCGTGCTGGCGCTGGCCGCGCTGTGGGGCGCGGCCTCGCAACTGAGCCTGAATCTGCTGGTGTTGTTGCTGTCGCGGGCCCGGCCCGACGAGCGCGGCGCGGTGCTGGGACTGAACACCTGCACCACTTACCTGGGCGCCAGCGTCGGCACCGCCGTGGCCGGCACGCTCTATACCCACGCCGGCTTCGAGAGCCTGGGGCTGGCCGCCGCGGCCGCCGTGGCGCTGGCCGCGCTGGCCCTGCACTGGCGCCTGAACGGCCGCCGCGCCGGCGAGCGCCGCGCCGCCGCCTGA
- a CDS encoding GGDEF domain-containing protein, with amino-acid sequence MGAADPRDEELARLRQVVAQYEALFHNAPVLINAFDERGQCLLWNDACERRFGWSRDEINQHPEPLALFYPDPEVRARVIDSVGPTPHRGFREWRPLARDGERLSVMWSNVRLPDGSVVNIGMDVTENRRNEAALARLAKVDGLTGCWTRAEILQRMKTLLEAARRGAGHTALMLDLDYFKQVNDRYGHLGGDAALRHFCDQLRACLREGDSVGRLGGEEFVVLLADADKDVALAVCDRLRASLRQHPANIDGHAVVLSASGGITGFLETDASMSDVLRRADQALYQAKRSGRDCAVVLPS; translated from the coding sequence GTGGGCGCGGCGGACCCGCGCGATGAGGAGCTGGCGCGTCTGCGCCAGGTGGTGGCCCAGTACGAGGCCCTGTTCCACAATGCGCCCGTGCTGATCAACGCCTTCGACGAGCGCGGCCAGTGCCTGCTGTGGAACGACGCCTGCGAGCGCCGCTTCGGCTGGAGCCGCGACGAGATCAACCAGCATCCCGAGCCGCTGGCGCTGTTCTACCCCGATCCCGAGGTCCGCGCCCGCGTCATCGACAGCGTCGGGCCCACGCCGCATCGCGGCTTTCGCGAATGGCGGCCGCTGGCCCGCGACGGCGAGCGCCTGTCGGTCATGTGGTCCAACGTGCGCCTGCCCGATGGCAGCGTGGTCAACATCGGCATGGACGTCACCGAGAACCGCCGCAACGAGGCCGCGCTGGCGCGGCTGGCCAAGGTCGACGGCCTGACTGGCTGCTGGACCCGCGCCGAGATCCTGCAACGCATGAAAACCCTGCTGGAGGCTGCCCGGCGCGGCGCCGGCCACACGGCGCTGATGCTGGACCTGGACTATTTCAAGCAGGTCAACGACCGCTACGGCCACCTGGGCGGCGACGCCGCCTTGCGGCATTTCTGCGACCAGCTGCGGGCCTGTCTGCGCGAGGGCGATTCGGTGGGACGCCTGGGCGGCGAGGAATTCGTGGTGCTGCTGGCCGACGCCGACAAGGACGTGGCCCTGGCGGTGTGCGACCGCCTGCGCGCCAGCCTGCGCCAGCATCCCGCCAACATCGATGGCCACGCGGTGGTGCTGTCGGCCAGCGGCGGCATCACCGGTTTCCTGGAAACCGACGCCAGCATGTCGGATGTGCTGCGGCGCGCCGACCAGGCCTTGTACCAGGCCAAGCGCTCGGGGCGCGATTGCGCGGTGGTGCTGCCGTCCTGA
- a CDS encoding MetQ/NlpA family ABC transporter substrate-binding protein produces the protein MSLQSLFLTLARGAAAAAVGLACASPALAADKPLRIGLIPSVANAATELAVAEARKAGLEVELVEFNDWVLPNIAVADGSVDANFFQHEPFLQLFNARRGASLTPIAYGYSTTIGLFSKKLKKGQPLPDGATIAVPNDPVNTGRALLLLESIGLIKLKPGVAHQATIEDVTDNPKKLKFVQIEGSQSARVFDDVTASVTYTTFAKQAGLDEKDGLAFDNTDPANVRRYAIRWVARPDRAQDPRLLKFIAIYQQSAEVKAKLRSLYGDLISFPW, from the coding sequence ATGTCTTTGCAATCCCTGTTCCTGACCCTGGCGCGCGGCGCCGCCGCGGCCGCCGTGGGGCTGGCCTGCGCCAGCCCGGCGCTGGCGGCCGACAAGCCGCTGCGCATCGGCCTGATCCCGAGCGTGGCCAATGCCGCCACCGAGCTGGCCGTGGCCGAGGCCCGCAAGGCCGGCCTGGAGGTCGAACTGGTCGAGTTCAACGACTGGGTGCTGCCGAACATCGCGGTGGCCGACGGCTCGGTCGACGCCAATTTCTTCCAGCACGAACCGTTCCTGCAACTGTTCAACGCCCGCCGCGGGGCCAGCCTGACGCCCATCGCCTATGGCTATTCCACCACCATCGGCCTGTTTTCCAAGAAGCTCAAGAAGGGCCAGCCGCTGCCGGACGGCGCCACCATCGCGGTGCCCAACGATCCGGTCAACACCGGCCGCGCCTTGCTGCTGCTGGAATCCATCGGCCTGATCAAGCTCAAGCCCGGCGTGGCGCACCAGGCCACGATCGAGGACGTGACCGACAATCCCAAAAAGCTGAAGTTCGTGCAGATCGAGGGCTCGCAGTCGGCGCGGGTGTTCGACGACGTGACGGCGTCGGTCACCTACACCACCTTCGCCAAGCAGGCCGGCCTGGATGAAAAGGACGGCCTGGCGTTCGACAACACCGACCCGGCCAACGTGCGCCGCTACGCCATCCGCTGGGTCGCGCGGCCCGACCGCGCGCAGGATCCTCGGCTGCTGAAGTTCATCGCCATCTACCAGCAGTCGGCCGAGGTCAAGGCCAAGCTGCGCAGCCTGTACGGCGACCTGATCAGCTTCCCCTGGTAG
- the rocF gene encoding arginase produces MQNTATLPPHVTLIGAPTDIGAGARGASMGPEALRVAGIGPVIEAQGFQVTDRGNLYGPPNPWQPPVDGYRHLDEVAAWNQAVHDAMYEALTQGSLPILLGGDHCLGIGSISAVARHCRETGKKLRVLWLDAHTDFNTNTLTPTGNIHGMPVACLCGHGPAQITGMSGQTPDIDPAWVRQIGIRSVDDGEKRLVHQAGLEVFDMRYLDEMGMRATMEAALAGLDADTHLHVSFDVDFLDPEIAPGVGTTVMGGPTYREAQLCMEMIADTGLMRSLDVVELNPAFDVRNKTADLAVDLIESLFGKSTLVRRGA; encoded by the coding sequence TTGCAAAACACCGCTACCCTGCCCCCGCATGTCACCCTGATCGGCGCGCCCACGGACATCGGCGCGGGCGCGCGCGGCGCCTCCATGGGCCCCGAGGCCCTGCGCGTGGCCGGCATCGGCCCGGTCATCGAGGCCCAGGGCTTTCAGGTCACCGATCGCGGCAACCTCTACGGCCCGCCCAACCCCTGGCAGCCGCCCGTGGACGGCTACCGCCACCTGGACGAAGTGGCCGCCTGGAACCAGGCCGTGCACGACGCCATGTACGAGGCCCTGACGCAGGGGTCGCTGCCGATCCTGCTGGGCGGCGACCACTGCCTGGGCATCGGCTCGATCAGCGCGGTGGCGCGCCATTGCCGCGAGACCGGCAAGAAGCTGCGCGTGCTGTGGCTGGACGCGCACACCGACTTCAACACCAACACGCTCACGCCGACCGGCAACATCCACGGCATGCCGGTGGCCTGCCTGTGCGGCCATGGCCCGGCCCAGATCACCGGCATGTCGGGCCAGACGCCCGACATCGACCCGGCCTGGGTGCGCCAGATCGGCATCCGCAGCGTCGACGACGGCGAGAAGCGCCTGGTGCACCAGGCCGGCCTGGAAGTGTTCGACATGCGCTACCTGGACGAAATGGGCATGCGCGCGACCATGGAAGCGGCGCTGGCCGGGCTGGACGCCGACACCCACCTGCACGTCAGCTTCGACGTCGATTTCCTCGACCCGGAAATCGCGCCCGGGGTCGGCACCACGGTGATGGGCGGCCCGACCTACCGCGAAGCCCAGCTGTGCATGGAGATGATCGCCGACACCGGCCTGATGCGCTCGCTGGACGTGGTGGAACTGAACCCGGCCTTCGACGTGCGCAACAAGACCGCCGACCTGGCGGTGGACCTGATCGAGAGCCTGTTCGGCAAATCGACGCTGGTGCGCCGCGGCGCCTGA
- a CDS encoding alcohol dehydrogenase, with translation MKCYCVVNFREPLQEMDQPVPAPQGSQVLLKVRAAGVCHSDIHLWEGGYDLGQGRTLSLKERGVTLPLTMGHETVGSVVSAGPDATGIEAGRNYLVYPWIGCGACPTCLSGQENHCTAPACLGIHRAGGYAEHMLVPHPRYLIDIGDLDPTRIAPYACSGLTTYSALKKIGEAVYREHPVVIFGAGGLGLMSLTLIKALGGKGGIVVDIDPAKRQAALEAGALAAIDGAAPDAAQQIIQAAGGKPLQAAIDLVGAPSTTALAFDFLTKGGKLVIVGLFGGASSWPIALIPMKAMSIIGSYVGNLAELRELMELVRAGKVPPMPVHRYPLHEADSVLASLRAGKVLGRAVLTVA, from the coding sequence ATGAAGTGCTATTGCGTCGTCAATTTCCGCGAGCCGCTGCAGGAAATGGATCAGCCCGTTCCCGCGCCGCAGGGATCACAGGTATTGCTGAAGGTCCGCGCGGCGGGCGTCTGCCACAGCGACATCCACCTGTGGGAAGGCGGCTACGACCTGGGCCAGGGCCGCACCCTGTCGCTCAAGGAACGGGGCGTGACGCTGCCCCTGACGATGGGCCATGAAACGGTCGGCAGCGTGGTCTCGGCCGGCCCCGACGCAACCGGCATCGAGGCGGGTCGCAACTACCTGGTCTATCCGTGGATCGGCTGCGGCGCATGCCCCACCTGCCTGTCCGGACAGGAAAACCACTGCACCGCCCCCGCCTGCCTGGGCATCCATCGGGCCGGCGGCTACGCCGAGCACATGCTGGTGCCGCACCCGCGCTACCTGATCGACATCGGCGATCTCGACCCGACCCGCATCGCGCCCTACGCCTGCTCGGGCCTGACCACCTACTCGGCGCTCAAAAAGATCGGCGAGGCCGTCTACCGCGAGCATCCCGTGGTCATCTTCGGCGCCGGCGGCCTGGGCCTCATGAGCCTGACGCTGATCAAGGCGCTCGGCGGCAAGGGCGGCATCGTGGTCGACATCGACCCGGCCAAGCGCCAGGCCGCGCTAGAGGCCGGCGCCCTGGCCGCCATCGACGGCGCCGCGCCCGACGCCGCGCAGCAGATCATCCAGGCCGCCGGCGGCAAGCCGTTGCAGGCCGCCATCGACCTGGTGGGCGCGCCGTCCACCACCGCGCTGGCCTTCGACTTCCTGACCAAGGGCGGCAAGCTCGTCATCGTCGGGCTGTTCGGCGGCGCCTCGTCGTGGCCGATCGCGCTGATCCCGATGAAGGCCATGTCCATCATCGGCAGCTACGTCGGCAACCTGGCCGAACTGCGCGAGCTGATGGAACTGGTGCGCGCCGGCAAGGTGCCGCCGATGCCGGTGCATCGTTACCCGCTGCATGAGGCCGACAGCGTGCTGGCATCGCTGCGCGCGGGCAAGGTGCTGGGGCGCGCGGTGCTGACCGTGGCGTGA
- a CDS encoding DUF423 domain-containing protein, whose protein sequence is MTDRQLTILAAINLLIAVGAGAFGAHGLKRLVTPELLSVWQTGVLYHLIHGLGLFIIALLGARYGSPLLSAAGLVMFIGIVLFSGSLYVLPLTGTHWLGAITPVGGAAFLAAWAMVALAAYRAQG, encoded by the coding sequence ATGACCGACCGCCAGCTCACCATTCTCGCGGCCATCAACCTGCTGATCGCCGTCGGCGCCGGCGCGTTCGGCGCGCACGGCCTCAAGCGCCTGGTCACGCCCGAGCTGCTGTCGGTCTGGCAGACCGGCGTCCTGTACCATCTGATCCACGGCCTGGGCCTGTTCATCATCGCGCTGCTCGGCGCACGCTACGGTTCGCCGCTGCTGTCGGCCGCCGGCCTGGTGATGTTCATCGGCATCGTGCTGTTTTCAGGTAGCCTGTACGTCCTGCCCCTGACCGGCACCCACTGGCTGGGCGCAATCACGCCCGTCGGTGGCGCGGCCTTCCTGGCCGCCTGGGCGATGGTGGCGCTGGCCGCCTACCGCGCCCAGGGCTGA
- a CDS encoding DMT family transporter — protein sequence MSSSTVFPAARDHSVFTGIACVAGGIFFLTLSDANAKWLGTTYNPLQILFLRALIALPFVTALAVWLGGRRVLRTAHPGLHLTRGAINVVSACCFYLGLRALPLAEATAIAFAAPLFVTALSVLILKERVDGRRWLAVLAGFVGVLIIVRPGTDAFQAATLLPLTTAFLYAVMMITARGISRGEGMLTTTFYIVAGQLVCSAVALPWVWHTPAMADLPYFAAVALFSTLGLALITQGFRIAPASVVAPFDYTGLIWATLLGWIFWREAPDAYAYLGALFIAGSGVYIAVREARGSHKRRAKA from the coding sequence ATGTCGTCCTCCACCGTTTTTCCCGCCGCGCGTGACCACTCCGTCTTCACGGGCATCGCCTGTGTCGCCGGGGGCATCTTCTTCCTGACGCTCAGCGACGCCAACGCCAAATGGCTGGGCACCACCTACAACCCGCTGCAGATCCTGTTCCTGCGCGCCTTGATCGCGCTGCCGTTCGTCACCGCCCTGGCCGTCTGGCTGGGCGGACGCCGCGTGCTGCGCACCGCCCACCCCGGTCTGCACCTGACGCGCGGCGCCATCAACGTGGTCTCGGCCTGTTGTTTCTACCTGGGGCTGCGCGCGCTGCCGCTGGCCGAGGCCACCGCCATCGCCTTCGCCGCGCCGCTGTTCGTCACGGCGCTGTCGGTGCTGATCCTGAAGGAACGCGTCGATGGCCGGCGCTGGCTGGCGGTGCTGGCCGGGTTCGTGGGCGTGCTGATCATCGTACGGCCCGGCACCGACGCCTTCCAGGCCGCCACCCTGCTGCCGCTGACCACCGCCTTCCTGTATGCCGTCATGATGATCACCGCGCGCGGCATCAGCCGCGGCGAGGGCATGCTGACCACCACCTTCTACATCGTCGCCGGGCAACTGGTGTGCAGCGCCGTGGCGCTGCCCTGGGTCTGGCACACGCCGGCCATGGCCGACCTGCCCTATTTCGCGGCGGTGGCGCTGTTCAGCACGCTCGGGCTGGCGCTGATTACGCAGGGCTTTCGCATCGCGCCGGCCTCGGTGGTGGCGCCGTTCGACTACACCGGCCTGATCTGGGCCACGCTGCTGGGCTGGATCTTCTGGCGCGAGGCGCCCGACGCCTATGCCTACCTGGGCGCGCTGTTCATCGCCGGCAGCGGCGTCTACATCGCGGTGCGCGAGGCGCGCGGCTCGCACAAGCGGCGGGCCAAGGCCTAG
- a CDS encoding glutathione S-transferase family protein, with translation MKTYELIGSLGCGSAVVEMALALANVPHTLTDVPYLKPGPARDRLLHLNPLGQVPTLITPDGEVMTESAAMVLHLHDVAPQAGLAPEPSRPERAHFLNLLVRLVGAVYPTFTYGDDPPHWTTPGAAADLLRERVHTRRAELWLELERQAGTPHMLGRRFSALDLYVTVMTHWRPGRAWFEANCPALTAVADQAALEPTVAGVLRRNFPPPTE, from the coding sequence ATGAAAACCTACGAGTTGATCGGATCCCTGGGCTGCGGTTCGGCCGTGGTCGAGATGGCGCTGGCGCTGGCCAATGTGCCGCACACGCTGACCGACGTGCCCTACCTGAAGCCGGGGCCGGCGCGCGACCGCCTGCTGCACCTGAATCCGCTGGGCCAGGTGCCCACGCTGATCACGCCCGACGGCGAAGTGATGACCGAGAGCGCGGCGATGGTGCTGCACCTGCACGACGTCGCGCCGCAGGCGGGCCTGGCGCCGGAGCCGTCGCGGCCGGAGCGGGCACATTTCCTGAACCTGCTGGTGCGCCTGGTGGGGGCGGTCTATCCCACCTTCACCTATGGCGACGATCCGCCCCACTGGACCACGCCGGGCGCGGCGGCCGACCTGCTGCGCGAGCGCGTGCACACCCGGCGCGCCGAGCTGTGGCTCGAACTCGAACGCCAGGCCGGCACGCCGCACATGCTGGGGCGGCGCTTTTCGGCGCTGGACCTGTATGTGACGGTGATGACGCACTGGCGGCCGGGCCGGGCCTGGTTCGAGGCGAACTGTCCGGCCCTGACGGCGGTCGCCGACCAGGCGGCGCTGGAGCCGACCGTGGCCGGCGTGCTGCGCCGTAATTTTCCGCCGCCGACCGAGTGA